AGATAATCATGAAGCCCACCTTGGAACGCGGTATTTCCTTGCAGCAAATATTCAACGGGGGCGCCTATAATCCGGACACTCCTAAAGTTCCCTATCTGGATAAACACTTTCCTACCTCAACGGGCAAGTTTCAATTAATGAAGGACTTTGAACTGCCGGAAGGAAGAGATTTAGACTATAAATATCAGCTTATGTCGATTGCCCCGAAAGATTGGCTGTGTTCCGAACTTTCCTTAGAAGAGCAAACAACCCTTCTTCCCGTAAAAATCAACGCGGAAGAGGGCTTAAAACTTGGTTTAGTAGAAGGGAAAGTATGTATCGTCGAAAATCAGTTCGGAGCCATCCGCTGCATTGCTGAATTTGATGGTGAGCAAAGAAAAGACCTGGTGGTAATTCCAAGAGGAGGCTGGGGCCAGGCTGGCCGTAACATTAATGAACTGACCAGGGGCTTAGTATCAAAGGTGGGGGACGGAACACCCTATTATGAAACCAGAGTTAATGTTCGAAGCGTGTAATGGTGTATCATTCTCTTGTTAAATTAAGACTTGCATAGCAGTTCCTGTAGTGCTAATGTCTGTCCGAAATTAGCCGAGGTCCGATGACTTACCTCGGACACTTGTGTGATGATTTAGGCCAGCATCTCGCAGAGGCAGGGTTAGCCAGTCCCACTTTGAAACGCGCGTTTCAAGGTGGGACTGGCAGTGAGTTAAAGAATCTAAAAAAACCTCCCACAACAAGGGAGGCCTTAATATGCTCAATGGTTTGAAGTTGTGTAATATAGATTTCCGATATGAGGAAAATGATATGCTCCCCTTTGAGTCAATGTCATTAAGTTAAGCTCATGAGAAACCCCAGCGGTAGAAAAGTGATACCGCTGGGGTTGTCGCATACACGGAATGACATAGAAAACACAGGTGTTTTTGAATTTTGAGCAACACAAAAGCAGATGCCCGCAAAGCATCTGTAAAAGTCCTATCACACATGTTAAATCTCTAATAATTCTATACTGGAACCCTACTGCTGAAATTGGATTTTAAGCATTTTTTGAGTCACATCAGGTAACCTTCTCTTTATACCACTAAATCTTAATACTTTGTTGCTTAGATACCACAAAATCATGATTTTTCTTTTACCTGACAGGAGACGCTGGACCAGAGCCAAGGGACAAGAATCATACTTCAAACATTTATCATTCATAAAACAGTCATCATGTTTCTTTAAATTATTTGTCATCTAATCACCTCGTAATAGCAGTATCAAAAGAGATACTATGGCACAATAAAGTACCTACTTAACAAGATAAATTCTATACGTTAGTATTATACCAGAAAGTTAATAAAAGGAATAAAAAAATCATAATCATAAAAAGAAAGTACTCATTTAACACCAAGTATCTTTTTATTAAATGGATTCTTAATGGTTATATTTCAAACAAACGTTTAATACATTTTTTCTATATCTTTAAAAATATATTAAAGTAAAAAAAGGCCGACTCAAGAAAATGAAGCAAAGTGACATGAGCTCACTCGCTTCATTTTTGTGTACTAGCAGGTGGTGAGATAGGGTATTCATAGAAGAAGTCATGATCATGAACTTTAAGTTGTAAGTGCTTATGTGGCCCATTCAATTTATTAAGACCATTTTTGCTTTACAGTCTCATTCCGTAAAATGGTATAGTCTTTCGATTTTCTCTTTGATTTTCCGAATATCTTCCGGAATATCTTCCGGTTTCATTTTGTCATGTATGGCGGTGGTTCCGGCTTCCTTCGATATTTCATAACGCCAGCGTTTATACTTAATGACCTCAAGAGCATCCTGCAGCTCCTTGATTTGCTGTTCCACTGCTTCCTGACGTTCTTTAAACATCTCTAAACGTTGCTCGATGGTCGTATCACCTTCCATAGCCCACTTAATGAATTGCTGGATGCCTTTAATAGACAATCCGGTTTTTTTCAAACAGTCGATAATGAAAAGCCAACTGAAATCTTCCTCTTTGAATAAACGAATTCCACCCTCGCTGCGATCAACAAAAGGCAACAGACCTTCCTTGGAATAAAAACGCAGCGTATGAGGTGAAACATTTAGTTTTCTGGCAGTTTCCGCTACGGTGTAATGCATTTCCATCCTCCAAAAGCACAATAAACAAGCTCATAGGCAAAAAATAACATAAAAATTATCAAAAATCTCTTGACTTAGAGTTAACTCTCAAGTTTAAGATTATTATACCACTTGTTATTTTGACTATCAATGTAAGGTTCACACTTTCATTTGAACAGTGAGAAGGGGGAAATTCCATGATCTACAACATGTATGTTCCTACCCGCACTTTGTTTGGTGCAGGCATGCTGAACGAATTACACAAACAGGCCATGCCGGGAAATAAGGCGCTAATCATTATATCCAACGGAAAAACCACAAGAATAAACGGCTATCTGGAACGGACCGAGGCTCAGCTTCATGCGGCAGGTGTGGACACTACCGTATTTGATAAAGTACAAGCCAACCCGCTGAAATCCACGGTTATGGCAGGCGCAGCTTTTGTCCGTGAGAACAATTGTAATTTTATTGTAGCATTGGGCGGCGGCAGTGTGCTGGACGCGGCCAAGGCCATCGCGGTGATGGCGACGAATGACGGCGATTATTGGGATTATATTGGCTCCGGTACAGGAAAGGGCAGGCCGCTGGCAAATAAGCCCCTGCCTATTATTGCGATTACCACCACGGCAGGCACCGGTTCTGAAACGGATGCGGCCTGTGTGATCACAAACGAGGAAACCCATGAGAAAACCGGATTCGG
This Desulfosporosinus orientis DSM 765 DNA region includes the following protein-coding sequences:
- a CDS encoding MerR family transcriptional regulator, producing MHYTVAETARKLNVSPHTLRFYSKEGLLPFVDRSEGGIRLFKEEDFSWLFIIDCLKKTGLSIKGIQQFIKWAMEGDTTIEQRLEMFKERQEAVEQQIKELQDALEVIKYKRWRYEISKEAGTTAIHDKMKPEDIPEDIRKIKEKIERLYHFTE
- a CDS encoding winged helix-turn-helix transcriptional regulator → MTNNLKKHDDCFMNDKCLKYDSCPLALVQRLLSGKRKIMILWYLSNKVLRFSGIKRRLPDVTQKMLKIQFQQ